Genomic segment of Geminocystis herdmanii PCC 6308:
AAAGGAATATCAGGGCTATCGATAACACCTCGTAAGGGCATTAAAAACTCTGGTATAATTTCTTCACAATGATCACTTACAAAGACTTGGTTACAGAATAACTTAATTTGCCCTTTAGAAACATCAACATCGGGACGTAATTTAGGGAAAAATAGGATACCGTTGAGTAAAAAAGGATAATCAGTATTGAGATGTACCCATAATAACGGGTCTTCTTGAAAAGGATACAGATAACGATAAAATTCTAAGTAATCCTCATCGGTGAGATTTTGAGGGGATTCTTTCCATAACGCTTTTTGACGGTTAACTTGCTCATCCCCCATTTTAATGGCAACAGGTACAAAGTCAGAGTATTTTTTGATGAGGTTTTTAATACGAGATTCCTCTAAATATTCTGTTTCCTCATCCATGATGGTGAGGGTAATAGTTGTGCCGGGGGTAGTGCGAGGGGAGTCGCTTAATTGAAATTCGGGTGAACCATCACAAGACCAGTGGACAGCAGTTGCACCTTCACGATATGATAAGGTGTCGATTTCTACTTGCTTCGCTACCATGAAAGCCGAATAGAAGCCTAAACCGAAATGCCCAATTAAATCATTGGCGCTTTTACCGTATCTAGTAATAAAGTCTTCGGCGCTGGAGAAGGCGACTTGGTTGATATATTTTTTGATTTCATCTACTGTCATGCCGATACCGTTATCGCTGATAGACAGGGTTTTCTTTTCTTTATCAATGGCGACAGTAATTTGTGCTTCGGGTAAATCGTTAGTAATTTCTCCTGCTAAGGATGCCATTTTTGCTTTAGAAATAGCGTCAACGGAGTTAGAAATTAACTCTCTTAAAAAGATTTCATGATCAGTATAAAGGGATTTTTTGATAATGGGAAAAATATTCTCTGTATGGATAGAGATATTTCCTTTTTCTAAAACAGTAGTCATAGTTTCTGATTTACTCTTAATTAATATTTTATATATGTAGGTTGGATTGATGAAAAATCTTTAAATTTAGTCGTCTTTTCTAAAGAATAAAACCCAACAAAATAAAGACTTACACATTTTACCAACAATTATGAGATTGAGATTCCTTCGTTCGATCGAAATCATATTTTTTTGTTATTATTGGATAAATCGTATAAATACAAAGTTTGTAGGCTTTAGCCTTTTTTAGTGGTTACTGTAAACTAAAGATTTGATGATGTGTTGGGTTTCGTTTCCTCAACCCAACCTACTTGCTATCATGTCACACTCGATCAAACTAAATCAAGATGTGGTTTACCCTACTTAAATGCAAAAACCCCTAAATCTTCAAGACAAAGACGAGTTAACTCTAATCTGGCAATACCATCTTTTTCTTGTTTAATATCAATGTTGGTGGCGAAAAAATAAACGTTGTTTTTTGTTTCCACATAACCCACATACCAACCAATATTTTGAATGTCTGGATTTCCATAACCAAACCAACCCGTTTTACTTCTAATGGTGTAGTCTGGAGTTTTCTCATTAATCATTATATCTTTGACGATCGAAATTGTCCTGTCAGCAAAAGGTAAATCGTTATGATGAAGACGACGGAGAAACTGTATCTGTTGTTGAGGAGTTATTTGTAATTTTCCGTTTAACCAAAATTGATCAATGTCTTCTGGATTGCCTGTATTGTTGTTACCATAGTCAACTTTTTTTATCCATGATGTCATTTGATTATACCCGATGCGACGAGCTAATACTTGATAAAACCAAACACCTGATATTTGAAACGCCTCTTTTAAATTTAAGTCTCGATTCCACACAGGAAGGCTTCTTTCGACTCCATCCCATGTTAAAACAGCAATTTCATCTCTGATGACAGCAGTTTCTAAGGCAATAAGAGAATTAAGTATTTTAAAGGTAGAAGCAACAGGAAAAGGAGTAATATTACGTTGGGAATTATGTTCAAAGGTTTGATCGAGTTTCGAGTCATAGATTATAATTGAACCTTCTACTCCTAATTTGTCAAAATGTTGACTAAAATCCCCATCATTTTTTAAGTCTATCTGTTTTTGAGAAAGGGAAAATCTGTTTTCACTTAACACGGGGGGAGAGAGATTAAATGTGGAAAAAATTAGTAAAATCGGAATGGAAATAAAAAGTTTGAATTGAAGATTTAATAACATCATAGTTTCTGGTGAAGAAAAGCATATTTTTGCTACGGATTATAATTTTATCTTCTTTTTATCAGAGATTTGAAGGTGTTTTGCGTTTCGTTACCTCAACCCAATCTACTTGTTATCATATCACAGTCGATCGAACTAGATCAAATATGAATTAATGAAAAATACTCATTTAATTCATAGCTAGTCATACCATTTTCCCTCATCACAATCACTTGGGGAATGTTTAATTTACTTAATTCTTGGGCTAATCCGATACCATCACAGGAGTTAAATATAGCTAAATTTAATCCTTGTTTTATAGCTTGATTTAAAGCGGTTTTCAATTCATTAATACTCAGACTTTCTTGAGGATTAATAAAGATAATTTCTTCCTTGGTGATCGATAATTAACACATATTCTTTATGATATTTTACTAAAAAGTTAGCGATAGTTTCTTCTAAATTTTTACCCATATATAAAGGATATATTAAACTTAATTATAAGGATAAATATGCACTGCTAACCAAACACAATTAACCGATGTTTTGACTACTTGATGGAGTGTTTGGGAAGGAATAAAAAGATAATCTCCAGCTTGTAAATTAATCAGATCATCCTTAATCTTTAACTGTGCTTTTCCTTCTAATAAAATTACCCATTCATCTTGATTTTGACAGTAAATTTTATCATCAGGTTGATTACTACTCACAATTCTTTCGATCGTAATATTACCACATTTGAGCAGTTCAGAAAAGTCTTCGCCATTAGTTAGAGAAGGCAAATTATGCCATAAATTATTAACGGTTTTCATAGACAAAATTTATTATTGATGAAAGTAGGGAAAGTCAAATGGGCAATAGGCAATGGTTTTTTGCAACATTAAAGTATAATTGTTACAGGTATATCTCTACAAAAGATAGATAGACAAGAAGGATTGCCATAGTTATAGTATATTAAATAAAAATTAAAGATAATGATCAAGAATGAATGCACAATTTTGGATTGAAAAATTAAACCTACAAAAACATCCCGAAGGAGGATACTATAAAGAAACTTATCGTAGTCTCGATCGAATTAATCAAGATAAATTATTAACAAGATATGATGGAGATAGAAACGTCAGTACAGCTATTTACTATCTTTTATTAGATGAAGAATTTTCCGCTTTTCATAAACTTAAAAGTGATGAAATTTTTCATTTTTATAGTGGCACAACCTTA
This window contains:
- the blaOXA gene encoding class D beta-lactamase, producing MMLLNLQFKLFISIPILLIFSTFNLSPPVLSENRFSLSQKQIDLKNDGDFSQHFDKLGVEGSIIIYDSKLDQTFEHNSQRNITPFPVASTFKILNSLIALETAVIRDEIAVLTWDGVERSLPVWNRDLNLKEAFQISGVWFYQVLARRIGYNQMTSWIKKVDYGNNNTGNPEDIDQFWLNGKLQITPQQQIQFLRRLHHNDLPFADRTISIVKDIMINEKTPDYTIRSKTGWFGYGNPDIQNIGWYVGYVETKNNVYFFATNIDIKQEKDGIARLELTRLCLEDLGVFAFK
- a CDS encoding cupin domain-containing protein — encoded protein: MKTVNNLWHNLPSLTNGEDFSELLKCGNITIERIVSSNQPDDKIYCQNQDEWVILLEGKAQLKIKDDLINLQAGDYLFIPSQTLHQVVKTSVNCVWLAVHIYPYN